The Streptomyces achromogenes genome window below encodes:
- a CDS encoding TetR/AcrR family transcriptional regulator, with amino-acid sequence MTDSAHTSAPSGTKPPGLRERMRATVRKEVVEVALRLFIEQGFDGTTVDQIAGEVGLSRASLFRYFGTKEDMVLQGLEETGRQIAEAFAARPDTERPWEALRRAFDVLTQANEQAPEQALSYLRMLQETPSLRARHFEKQLSWQAMLEPEIARRLGVSADQPEEVGPNALSGAALACLDAAATGWVACGGTVPLAVLLDRAMGTLTE; translated from the coding sequence ATGACCGACTCCGCCCACACCTCCGCCCCGTCCGGAACCAAACCGCCCGGCCTGCGGGAGCGTATGCGCGCGACGGTCCGGAAGGAAGTCGTCGAGGTCGCGCTCCGGCTCTTCATCGAGCAGGGATTCGACGGGACGACCGTCGACCAGATCGCCGGTGAGGTCGGGCTGTCGCGTGCCAGCCTGTTCCGGTACTTCGGCACCAAAGAAGACATGGTCCTGCAGGGCTTGGAGGAGACCGGCCGTCAGATCGCGGAGGCGTTCGCCGCCCGCCCCGACACCGAGCGTCCCTGGGAGGCGCTGCGCAGGGCGTTCGACGTTCTGACGCAGGCGAACGAGCAGGCGCCCGAGCAGGCGCTCAGCTATCTGCGCATGCTCCAGGAGACTCCGTCACTGCGCGCCCGACACTTCGAGAAACAGCTGAGCTGGCAGGCGATGCTGGAGCCGGAGATCGCCCGGCGGCTGGGCGTCAGCGCCGACCAGCCGGAGGAGGTCGGGCCGAACGCGCTTTCCGGGGCCGCCCTCGCCTGTCTGGACGCGGCCGCGACGGGCTGGGTGGCCTGTGGGGGCACCGTTCCCCTGGCCGTGCTGCTCGACCGTGCGATGGGCACGCTGACGGAATAG